The following are encoded in a window of Leptospira ellinghausenii genomic DNA:
- a CDS encoding MerR family transcriptional regulator, which translates to MLIGEFSRKSKLTREAIRFYEKEGLLVGTRKDNNYREYSEKDIRVVQFIASLKELGFTLPEIKNILDLYNSEQKCKDVQRKLEKNLENIENKLTTLKNVKENLLKSIKECEENPDKKSCNIIAKILL; encoded by the coding sequence ATGTTGATAGGAGAATTTTCGAGAAAAAGTAAACTAACAAGAGAAGCTATTAGATTCTATGAAAAGGAGGGGCTTTTAGTAGGAACAAGGAAAGATAACAATTATCGTGAATATTCTGAAAAGGATATTCGAGTAGTCCAATTCATTGCTTCTTTGAAAGAGTTGGGGTTTACACTTCCAGAAATAAAGAATATTTTAGATTTATATAATTCGGAGCAAAAATGTAAAGATGTACAGAGAAAGCTAGAAAAGAATTTAGAAAATATAGAAAACAAATTGACTACCCTTAAAAATGTCAAAGAGAATCTTCTTAAATCAATAAAAGAATGTGAAGAAAATCCCGATAAAAAATCTTGTAATATTATCGCAAAAATTTTGCTTTAG